A single genomic interval of Topomyia yanbarensis strain Yona2022 unplaced genomic scaffold, ASM3024719v1 HiC_scaffold_14, whole genome shotgun sequence harbors:
- the LOC131694764 gene encoding uncharacterized protein LOC131694764, whose product MIRSLGLQLQAFDYGAHTDDVGIEWRKWLRSFETMIRASRVDDKDWKKDLLQNYAGPSVQQLFDTLPELAGVEMRGPLINVDHYMPNMTSYDEARARLNEFLVPKGNPTYERHLMRQMKPSSNESIDAFTIRLRVQAERCGFADRVEENIKDQIIQNSQSATLRRDLLKRGEASLEEVLSVAKIFETVAQQEKSFVKDEHLKPHVSDVHKIDVKPTFGRRNRFVGTIRFECHRCGYNGHMARDENCPARGKSCNKCGRMAHFAKKCRKRKQPVRQEGNRLLENQRISSFSKQDSTSDHSNTVKHIVDEKPEYIFNVTTNMHKNIHK is encoded by the coding sequence ATGATACGGTCACTAGGACTTCAGCTGCAGGCATTCGATTACGGGGCTCACACCGATGATGTTGGCATTGAATGGCGAAAATGGTTGAGATCATTTGAAACGATGATCCGTGCAAGCCGGGTCGATGACAAGGACTGGAAAAAGGATTTGTTACAGAATTATGCTGGTCCAAGTGTTCAGCAACTTTTTGATACGCTACCGGAATTGGCTGGAGTTGAAATGCGTGGGCCGTTGATAAACGTCGATCATTATATGCCAAATATGACTAGTTACGATGAAGCCAGAGCCAGGCTGAATGAGTTCCTTGTACCAAAAGGAAACCCCACATATGAACGTCATTTAATGCGTCAAATGAAACCAAGTTCCAACGAAAGTATTGATGCTTTTACCATTAGATTGCGTGTTCAAGCAGAGCGGTGTGGATTTGCAGACCGGGTGGAGGAAAATATTAAAGACCAAATCATCCAAAACAGCCAATCAGCTACGCTACGCCGTGATTTACTGAAACGTGGTGAGGCAAGTCTGGAGGAAGTATTAAGCGTTGCAAAGATTTTTGAAACGGTCGCTCAGCAAGAGAAATCATTTGTTAAGGATGAACATTTAAAACCACACGTCAGTGATGTTCACAAAATCGATGTTAAACCTACTTTCGGCAGGCGTAATCGGTTCGTTGGAACTATTCGGTTCGAATGCCATCGTTGTGGATACAATGGGCATATGGCCAGAGATGAAAACTGTCCTGCTAGAGGCAAATCGTGTAACAAATGCGGCAGAATGGCCCATTTTGCAAAAAAGTGTCGCAAGCGCAAGCAACCAGTCAGACAGGAAGGTAACCGATTGTTAGAAAACCAGCGTATTAGCAGCTTTTCCAAGCAAGATTCTACTTCAGATCATTCCAACACAGTGAAACATATTGTTGACGAGAAACCCGAATACATTTTCAATGTGACTACGAACATGcacaaaaatatccataaataa